The Spea bombifrons isolate aSpeBom1 chromosome 4, aSpeBom1.2.pri, whole genome shotgun sequence genome segment CTTTGCTGCAGATCGGTCGGGAGCCGCGGCGCGCTGACCTCCGGAATTATGGGGCGTTGCAGAGGGTTCCTGGTCTGCGTTTGGCTGCTTTTGCTGAATTCCGTCGGTGAGCCGTTTAGTAAATCTCACTTTTCACGTCGTTTCTCCGCGTTTCACTCctttaaatgtctttttatgTAACGAGCCGGCCGGGTCTCTGATGATTGGTCAGAacgtttttgttattgtttttgaattatttgtataattatttattaaccccttcgctgcACGCAGTTAGCAATTATATTGGGAGTCAATAAAGAACCCCTCCTTTTATTTAATGTCCTGAACCTGACGTGGATCTTGTTATTGGGATCCACCTGatataaatcagtgagcggccccctgtataatgtatagataaatcagtgaccggcccccctgtataatgtatagataaatcagtgaggtgccctgtataatgtatagataaatcagtgaccggcccctgtataatgtatagataaatcagtgaccggcccctgtataatgtatagataaatcagtgagccggcccctgtataatgtatagataaatcagtgaccggcccctgtataatgtatagataaatcagtgaccggcccctgtataatgtatagataaatcagtgaccggcccctgtataatgtatagataaatcagtgaccggccccctgtataatgtataaatcagtgagccggcccctgtataatgtatagataaatcagtgagcggcccctgtataatgtatagataaatcagtgaccggcccctgtataatgtatagataaatcagtgaccggcccctgtataatgtatagataaatcagtgaccggccccctgtataatgtataaatcagtgagccggcccctgtataatgtatagatacatTTCAAAAAGTGGTCTTAACACCGCTGCTCCCGTTGGAATCCTCCGATCGCTCcgtttcattggttgctatgataACAACTTTTCACCACCGTTACCCCCGCGATACAATCCAAGGAGGTTGTAGAGGGAAAGAGGCGACGTTTTGGACGCGATCTATCCGACCGGGGACCCTCTACTGCTTTTATTACTCATCCAAAATAGGTTCATTAATCTggcgctgttttctttttttaccccggttgtagttttttgccccataatataaagttttcaggcagctgcatatcagccatttgtatgattctcgctctgttatctgacccccgatctactaaaccccccgactccttatcatactgcctgtggggaacaatagaatggctcagtcttaatcacccagatggactctctgactaatgaaagtctatggaggaacggacttcattagcatcgccataaagcatcagctcagtgcggtgtttgagccgggaaagtcacccaaatatcacatgactgacagttGGGGGGTTCAGTGCAGTGCAGTGCAGTGGATGGGTGATCAGCATAGATCTGCGTGGGCGGGGAATGGGCGTGTCTCTACACAGCTCCAGAGATTCTTAGCGGTACTAAACGCAGAGCCCCCGGGTGAATGCAGGGACTGCGAGAAGCGCTGCGGGAGTGGTTGGCGCTGTAtaataaaagatataataaataatgtataataatccttgtgttttgtgtttttgaagCCGGGGCGGACGTTCCTTCGCTGGCGAATAATAATTTTATCCGGATAAATCCCACGCAGACGACGGTGGTCCTGGAGCAGCCGTACTGCGCGCAGCAGCAGTCAGAGCGAGTGTATCTGTACGTGGTGCAGACCGGTAAGCGCCCCGCGGCAGGAATCTGTGTGTTTAATACCCGCCCTGGAGCCCCGCCGCTGCATTAATAATAATCGGCGTAAAcgtttctttttccttctcagGCGGAACGAACGCGACTGTCACGATCGGCGGGAAGATTCTCCGCACCTCGTACCGCGAGTCGGACGGCGGGAAGCTCAGCCCCTACCTGGCGGCCGCGTTTCCCTACCCCGGCTGTGCAAACTTCCCCAACTTCACGCAATCGTCGAGCGCGATTCTGGTCCAGGACATCTTGGATCGATCCATCGTCCGGGTCGGGGCCGACTTCTCCTGCCTCGACGACCCCAACGTCTCCGGAACGTGCAACGCGCCCCTCAGGAACAGCACCGCGTACCGGTAACTCCCCAAATGCGGGGCGATCAACCCGACCTTAACcgcatgcttaaatcccctcgctgtattaccctctaccacctctactgggaggctgttccgcttacctaccaccctcacagtaaagttacatgaaaatgatttcttttgttttttgtttctctaaacgttttttttttgttatttttttttaggtttaaatACGTTTTCACAGATTTAAGCGATGTCTTCAAGGCTGAAACCAAGTGGTCGCCTGCAATCACAACAAACAAAGGTAAAGAATCTACGATAGTAGTAGAAGCTGCTGGGTGGGGGCATCCGGCCGCCGTGGTATCCTTCTATAATCCCGCGTTTTCGCTGAGCCACCAACgcgtttttgtttttcctccccgtagCCAAAGACCCTTCGTCCATCGACACTTGGCCCGGCAGGAGGAGCGGCGGGATGATCGTCCTCACTTCCATCCTCAGCGTGCTCGTCTTCTTCATCCTCCTCGGTCTCGTCGCCGCCATCGCTTCCGGACTGCTGTGAGTGCGGCCCTCTGCGAAGCCCCCCCATAAAGCGCCATATTCTGACGCACAAATAAATCAttacttttcataaaaaaaaaatcctaaaataatTGCATAGCGAAATGGGTCAGAAACGGCAATATTTTGGGACCCCGATATTTTTCTATCCCACCATGCGAGAGTTAATTTATATCTCCGCATACAGCTGAGACCCCTCAGCCTCGGCATAAAGCCCCCAGCCACAGGTTTGCCGTAGGGGGTCCCTGGAGCCGCAGAAATCTCCAAGGGGGGGCTCTCGTCGGTGTGCGCGGCCCCTATGACCGCAAAACGCCAACATATGACATCATCGGTGCGCAGAATGTGTGTCTACGCCGCGTTAATCCGTTGTATCGGTTCCCACGCAGGGGCTCCTCGTCGTCCGGCATGGAAGCCACGAGACACGAATCCCGGACCACCCACAAGCCCCAGATGAAGGCCCAGAGCGCGGCGGAGCCGACGTACGCCACCACCCTGCCGTCCGACGAGCGAGTGCAGTACGTGGCCCACCCGGAGAGCTGAGCCCGACGGCCGCGCCGCTCGCAAGTTCTGgagtgaataataaataataaccggATCCCTGGGGGGgggactttttttcttctcttgttgagttttttttctcccctgtaAATATTAAATGTCAGAAATCTCCTCTTTACCAAAATCACCTTTTCCTTCAATGATttctaaccccccccaaaatatctAGCAATAGAACCCCCCCCATTGGTAATATAATAGAACATTAAgcggttttgtgttttttgtgtgttttttttataccccCCCCGTATTTTTATTCACAATGAAAGAATTTGTTACCGAGAAGGAGATTAAAAAACCTTTAAATGTGAAAACTAACCGTTTTACTGCattctttcttatttttgtgCTGAATATTCGCTTTCGCCCCTTCTCTGAAATTTTGCGttgaaatgtttttaagatattattttgttgcgtttttttttctttttataatttgagGTTTACAATAAAATGTTGTTGTTTAAATGACTTTTGGCTTCGTTATGTCGGTGAGTTTGGGGAAGGATCTGTTTTTCTTACAATCGCGTCTCCTAAAGTAAATCGGCCCTTTGAGTTTTCGTAATAAATGTTGGgcgacaaaaaaaataataattaagaaaaaaaaaacacaaattaaatctACGGTCAAACTCTAAACGGGCCGAGCCGTGAAGCTGTATTTAGGAATTACATTTTGGTATTTATTacgttttttttcaggacacggAATATCGGGggatacaatgtaaaaaaaaaataaaaaaaaaataataagttctGGTGAAGTCACTTTAATTGACCGCGTTTTTCAATGTTGtatcttttatgtttttctgacgtttcttattgttttggtttatattgaaataaaacccACTCAGAATTATGCTTATTAAACattggataaataaataataaagatatacggtatatatatcattttatgtttgtttttttatttatttaaccaatgcccccccccatacgCTATCTGTTCCTGGATCGTGAGGCTGAAGAATGCGGCTTTACCGGCATGAAGCCGGATTGTTGAGGTTTCTCTCTCTTACATAGTACCGGTAGTTATCTGTGTTTTCTTAAGATTGAGATATTGTGACGTcaccatttttttctcatataaaatattttattattcctaTTAAAGGCTGCCTAGCAAGTTCTCACGGGGCAGATTTCCCATCAGCTGCCcgatgtttgtttgtttttatttatttattttaatctggcAATGCACGGGTTAAATACCCATCGTGTTTAACAGAGGGGATTCGTCTATGAGAAAAGCCAGATTCGGGGCTAATTCTGCCGGAAACAGGTCTGCACGGTACGGAGCATAtaaagatttaaaagaaaagggtttttttgggggtttttttttttttgtttgtttgaccCGTCGCTTGCAATCGTTGCCGTACGAGCAGCTCGGTTGAACAGGTTTTGCCTGTAAGGAGATAAGGTTTCCTCTCGTTCCTCTTTGTCTAAAAGGATGTTTAGACAAAAAAAGGGCGATATAAAAACATGTCTGCCCATCCCGGCAACCAAGgacctgccggcagattggccccgTTCGGCCCCGCGCTAATGCATGGAGCGGCCAACTCGCACGTTGGGCAAATACCCGGTAGGCAGCTGGCCAAGAGCACCCCGAGTGCGGCCACCGGTTAGCACTGCCACACGCCATGTGACCGTAACAGCGTAACGCGCGGCCGCGCATGTCCGGCTCTCGGACTCGGGATcaggcggctgctggccttaaagctcCAGGGCCACCTCGTCACAGCCAGCCCGGGTCTGCTTAGCCGCGCCAGAGTCtcttataatattattacaaaaacatttcctgaatgcggaaaaaaaatggaagaacgCGAATTCCCCGCGGCCGATGTCAGAGCTAAAAATAGACGGGAAAcaccagaaaaaataaaaccatgaaTTATACAAAATTACAGAGTTCAGGGAGGGATTTAGGCGTTCAAACCCTAACGCAGCGTTTATAGATGTAAGCACTAAGTTACGGGGAATGAGTGGGACTGCAGCGTTAGCGGCTTTGTTCTCCCCGACCGGCTGCACCCTGAACATTTCTGAAATTACCGCATTCCTTGCGCTCCTCGGGAGGGTTTCGGGACGCTCTGCGGGGAGAAACCGGCCGACCGGAATTTCAAGAAACCCCCAAAGCGCCTTCGCTTGTCTCACAAAAGCTGCTTTTCCGGAAGAGACAAAGAATCAGCCGTCTGTCCTGTTTAAAAGGACCAGAGCGTCCCTTAAAggtacatgatacagggcatctccctgatttacctatacattatacagggcatctcgctgatttacctatacattatacaggggccggctcgctgatttatctatacattatacagggggccagtcactgatttatctatacattacacaggggccagtcactgatttatctatacattatacagggggccggtcattgatttatctatacattatacagggggccggtcattgatttatctatacattatacagggggtggctcgctgatttatctatacattatacaggggccagctcAGTGTTTTTTAGCCCTATTGTTAACTTTTCGATTGTTAGAGGGGGGGTCTTATTAGCTTTgccatttaaagggttaaaacctaGCTTTCCCACGTTTAATGCAGATTTctttagtaaagtaaaagtaaagaaaaataattttgtccTAATCCAGGGTAATTGATATAATTCTATTAAATGCTTCTGGTTGTGATTTATCGACTTGATTGGCGGCTCCCGCACCGCTCCTCTGCTAAGCAGCATACGGCGCTGTAATTCCATAAATGAACACCTGGGGGCGATAAATCAGCCCTGGGGTCACCAAACTTTTCAATACCAGTGAATTAGCCCTAAAATCTTTTCCCTTCGTTTGATTCCTTCACTGCTGTCAATCACATtcagaattgtattttttggggctatctttatgtatattttaatcaaTATAATGGAGACAAGATGTATTTCCGCTGTGAAAAAGTATCCTAAGGCGGCCCTTTAAACTACGAAATGTTTCATCTCACCcagaaaacataattaataaatgtatatttgtggcAATTATTGGAGAGGCAGttaaaccgggggggggggggggggtttattcactaaaccgtaAGTCatcctgtacaatgtatagctATATCAGTGAGATGTTCTAGATAATGTATTGGTAAATCAGCGACCTgtgtgatttatctatacattatacagggtcagccttAACGTGTAGTGATGTCGGGCAGGTGACATTTTTTCTGTTCTGCCCCCAAAAATGTACCAGGAATCCGTTACCGATCGGTCAATGTAactgatccttttttttttaacattgttcGATATcggtgcaaataaataaaaacctcgTGGGGACGCTGACTGAGTTCCTTTTCTGGTGCATTTTATTGATTGAGCGTCGAAAGCGTCCGacatttctgtaaataaataaaacagattttagGATTACCGTAAAACCTGCAACAAAGGTCCTCCTTTATAAATATGGGGTTATAAGtcaatatatcattatattatatataatatatcattaaacTATTACGTGTGAGATGTGAGATACATCTGTGCGTATATATACTACTGTTCaaataaagggccgttgggacacaggagtgatgggagtgataaagggccattggaacacaggagtgatgggagtgataaagggccattggagcacaggagtgatgggagtgataaagggccattggaacacaggagtgatgggagtgataaagggccattggagcacaggagtgatgggagtgataaagggccattggaacacaggagtgatgggagggataaagggccattggaacacaggagtgatgggagtgataaagggccattggaacacaggagtgatgggagtgataaagggccattggaacacaggagtgatgggagtgataaagggccattggagcacaggagtgatgggagtgataaagggccattggagcacaggagtgatgggagtgataaagggccattggagcacaggagtgatgggagtgataaagggccattggcacacaggagtgatgggagtgataaagggccattggaacacaggagtgatgggagtgataaagggcctctgtacgcctatgaagagattccattaaaaatcagccgtttccagctacaatagtcatttacagcattaaccccgtctgcgctggatttctgatccatttcatgttattttaattacgTGCCCCCATGGTAGTGTGTATATGAATAAATAGCATACATGGTCATGCCCCctagataataaataaaataaaaaataactaaaacactCCAAAGTAATTTTTACATCCATTCCAAAAGATGCGATTCtcaagtatttgtttttttttcttttttttttaatgctgaatTTCACTGATGGCGCAGAGAACGCGGTGATCTTTATCTCTCGTTTCTCAAGAGAAGAACTTTCTTGGTCTCTTGCCGCCTGAGCTCATGCCAACTAAGTGAAATAATATTTGTTCCGGGGAGAGGAATCCGTACCATATGTCGGATGTTAACCCAGGTTTCGCGCTCCCCGGATGttcttccatttttcttttcggTGGCTTTTCTTTGGGTTGTTCTGcgccaaataaataataaattataataatatataattcaacTTATATATATCCCAACTCCCGTATCTTTAGCTTCAAGGACTGGATTTCCAACCCGTTAGAAGTAAAAACGATATGAAATAATTGTTCAAAGGGGAAGCTGGGGGTAGGATGGTCGGTAcccctgtagattgtaagctcctgtgcgcagggacctcctcacctgttgtctctgttagtcaaattgttatgttacatactacttgttatgtcctggccacccattgtacagcgctacggaatttgatggcgctatataaaacaataaataataatactattacgGTATCGGTAGGGAGATGGTgggtgattatttttttggattacCTGAAGCTTTGTGGTTGCACAGCTGTAAGGACAGACGCTTCACGTAGTCTGGGAAATTATCGTACGAATTCCCAAAGGACATCAGCTTGATGCCGACGAGCAGCATGTCTGCCTGAAGCTTGAAGAAGTACTCGTCGTTGTCCTTGAGGACCAGCATGTAGTGCTCGAGGTCCACTTTGTTCTGGACGGTGTATAGGAAGAGCGCTTGGAAGATCTGGACCCGTAGAGTTTCTCCGCAGCCGAGGAACAGGAAGGATTTGGAGCAGTACAAGTTCTGAAAGATCTCCTGCAAAGAGACGAAAAGCAGGGTCATGAACCGATAAACATGGCTTCCTATTATCAAGCAATCACAAAACGCTTTCAGGTGGTCATTTCGTGCTTTGAAGGCCCTTCGCTACCTTTGGGTTCTTTGGTTCTACTCAACAGGAGACATCATTAAACTTGTCGGCAAAATAAGTTCAGAGGAACCTCACCATGAGCTCAAAGTCCTGCGTGACGTCTTTATAGCCGAACGGATCCAACACCATGCCACAGGGGTCCGTGTACAAGCCGTGGATGTGGAGAACGCCATATTTATTCTGGCCCCGAGCCCACTGCAGGACCTGCGAACACAGCATTAGGTCACTCATCGGAACGGGATTTCTAGTCTTGAGTCTGACTTGGACACTTTTACAGACTGGTAGAGTCAGGACCTACCTTGACCTTGTCATACAGGTCGACGGACTCCATGGGTTTCCCCAGTCTCTGCCCGTAGGCCTCCAGCAGGTTGTCATAGTTGGTGGTGAGGACCATGGCTCCTCTCTCCATGAGATTCAGGATAGATTCCAGGACCATGGGGTTCTGCATGCGATCCTCCATCTTCTCAAACACCTCCATCAGACAGTCTTGGAAAAAGCTGGGTTTGCTGCTGTCATTGTTGAGCTACCAGGAAGATAATATAAGAAAAGGTAACGTAAAAGACTTCAGACCATGAACCAGGAATTAAAGTGGCCAACGGTCCCTCTGGGAAGTGTTACCTCCGGACTGCAGAGCTGACTATTCTGAAGGGCTGCGGGAACTATTGACTACGGCCGCCcctataaaatgttcttttctgtTTGGGGGTTATTTACTCCAAGGACCCCTCACAGGGAACAGAAGTCTAAGCCCACCCCTGTCTTTGTAACCATATCTAAGAAGCACAAGTGGCCACGGCTGTCGAAAACTCACTCGTGACATCTTCCTGATAAGATCGTGAGCGACCACCAGCAGGTCTCCCTCCGTCTGCACCTTCCGTCTGAACTCCGCCACGTCCCTCGGGTGAAGCACTTCCAGCTGCTCCGCCGCGTCGATCACGGCTTCTATACAACAGCGCCACGAACGCAACGCCGGGATTCCCGGGGCAACCGCCGCGCTCACCCCCGTTCCGATGACCAGCAGCAGCTCCCCCGGGTGCTTCTTGGTCAGAGTTTTTAATACCTTCCTGCGAAGACACAAAACCGATAGCTtttagaggaagaaaaaaaacctaaatctaAGAAGGGAGAGAAATAAAGTagtaaaatatgatatttttttttagttattttccaAGTCCGCTAAATATATAGGTGGTTTCTGGCTTTGCTTTTAGAACTTCTAACCACCatagtttaatataaaaaactaaaataacttCTGTGCTCTGAAACGAGACGttgatgatttttcttttttttacatttttttttttctttccaaattcaggcttaaaatttttttaaagattcacctaccttgatttaaGGGCCGCATTGTTTGTAAAGTCTTTCGCCGTCTTTTGTCCCGTCTCCATGTTTGCCTGTAATAGAGACATCGATACAATGAGATGAAGCATGGCTCTGACATGATAAACACCTTGACCAAAGGTGCATAGAGCCCGGGGGGCCGGCTTGGACAAAACTACAAGCTTGAAATAGTTAAATGATCAGTCGCTTGCAATCCCTACCACCATTTCTCAGTCTGTTGTCTACAATGCATATCCCTCACCTATGATGTCATGGAGAAAAGAAAAGGACAGAATCGCCTTTATTGGAATGTAATTGTGAGATGTTTGGgagcaaataataattaaacggAAATTAAAGGGTGAATTCAGgcttatatattttaaccccttaatgacaaagcccgtacatgtacgggctcaaaatgcattgttttcaatgggtttagggaccgcccattgtccttaaggggttaatatataattttaaatatatattatattatttaaccccttgcagATATTAAACGTTCAGAGTATCTTTACCCCTAATAAGCAGCGGTTTCCATAACGACCATTATTAGAGTTATTTGGTACCAACATTAAACAGAATCCTCGTGATTTATCCTCGTTTATTAAGGGTTTAATGGATGGAACATCTACGGGGGCGATGATTTAGCTCCCCCCGGTATGGGGCGTAACAATCATTAAACGACTGGCAGCAGATCCTTTCGCCGTTAATGTGGGAACCTCGTTCACCTTTGTCTCAGGTGACGCGTGTAACAGGACAGATTACGCTGCCTTTATCTGCTTACCGTAAGGGAGCCGAGCGCCCAGCTAAGCCCCGCACAGTGTGTGTCCGCTGATCTCTCAGCGTCCCCTGATGTCACCGACACGTCACAGTGCCAGCTACCTTAGTGACATCATACTTGCCATGTGTTGTGGTTCAGTATGGCCAGTCCCTCTCTCCTTCCgataccccctctcctcccatgatgcccctcttttctaggaggtcagaatgtttgctgggtatgaggggatcgcagggttctacggccctaaaagccccgataatgtgtatagaaacagcagggaacgccTTCTAAATaccactcagttacacaaatacccagcgACGGGGCTCATAGCAGGTGTTGGAAGAGCCTTAACCCTTTTCAGATCCCCCAGTGTGGGGTCTGCAGTGActtcatgtaaacaatacacATGATTTACCGTATTTTTGCGTTAACGTTCGAATTCGCGGTTACGGGGTCAGCCTCCCCACCGACTACTGCTTTTTTAacacatataaaaacaaatctctCTGTGAATCTCTTTTATTTCCCGCTGAGACGTTTCCTCCGCCAactttattcctcccctttctAAACCTACCAGAAACCGAATTCTCGATATCCCGGCGTCACATCCTCATTATTAGCGTCCAACCCAAACAACTGCATTAAACGGGGCGGGTCAGCTTAAAAATAACCGTTTACCTGAAACTTGTCCCGCTGAACGACAGGGAGTTAGAGTTACCATCTGTCTCTTATTTAGGGTGCAGTCCCGATTGTCCCCTAAAATCTCAAGTCTAAAcctaaatgatatatatatatatatatatgtatttaaatttgGGAGCTTTAAGGGccgaaaacatattttctatagtcaattatattctaaatatatttattttatttggataCGTCTCTTAAAAATCTGACCAGTGAAAAGGAAGGTTATatcaattatttatgtttacatctccaacaacaaaaaacattgtatcATTTCTTATggatactttttcttttttttacgcCTTTAGCTGTAACTTGATCATTTCAATTCAAAAATCAGCTCGGCTTGTTTGTAACGGCCGACCGGCCCAAGCCTCGCCGTTATAACTGCCACCTCGAAACAGGGGCCCTGTGTGCGCTCTTTATGAACGGGGTGATTTGGGGGGAGAAGGAGCAGATTCTCCGGGGGAATCGGCTGATTTGTTGGGTAATGGGACAATTTTTAGAGCGACGGGGAAATTTTAGGGTGAAGGGAAAATTTTCCTGTCGGAGGGAAATTTTTCCGAGCGATGGGGCAGTTACACAGGGGCAGTATGGGCCTTTTCAAACTCTTGTTACTGATTTGATGGCCCTTGGGTTCTGGCTTTGCCATTtcttataaatattacattcatCCAACTGGCTATTACCCCACATTACCAAGGGGCTAGAACTAAAGGGGTAATAATAATAGGGCACCCGTGTCAGTTTATGTAAAGATGTTTCCAGGTATTGAGGCAGATAAAAAGTGTAATTTGCTGCTTTTACCCGATGTCTGGTGTTCATGGGGGGTAATTAAATAGTCCGGTATTAAGTCCCACCGCGGGCTGCCTGTACAGTTGTGCGGCAGCTGCCTGCTGTGCGTGTAACGCCAGCCCCTGTGCCAGCTGTGCGCAGCCGGAACCTTTGTGCGCAGCCTCTGCACCGGGGGAGCGTGTTATCGGGTGCACTGGAATTGAATGTTTGCCGGTTACATCCAGGTGGTTGCAGCAGCTGTTGGGGAAAGTGAGAGAGGGGTAAAAATAGCCCGGGGGGCAAAGAGAGGGGCGCAGGACCTGCCAGGGGCACCTCAGGATATATATTCTGAGAAGAGGTAATATAGAATATACTGGGGGCAGGGAGAGGGGATGTAATATGAACCATATACTGGGAGTAGGGGGGAGAGTTTATATAGAATGTGTAATGGGGTAGGGAGAACAGGGGTAGTATAGAATACATACTGGACAGGTAGAGAAGGGTGTAATACAGAGTATATACTGGGGGCAGAGAGAGAAGAGGTAATATAGAATTTATATTGGGGTGGGGAGAGGAGGGGTAGTATAGAATACATACTGGGTAGGGAGAGAATGGTTAATATAGAATATACACTGGGGCAGGAGAGAAGGGGTAATGTAGAATGTATGATGGGGTTTGGAGAGAAGGGGTAATGTAGAATGTATGAAGGGGTGGGGAGAGAAGGGGTAATGTAGAATGTATGATGGGGTTTGGAGAGAAGGGGTAATGTAGAATGTATGATGGGGCAGGAGAGAAGGGGTAATGTAGAATGTATGAAGGGGTGGGGAGAGAAGGGGTAATGTAGAATGTATGTTGGGGCAGGAGAGAAGGGGTAATGTAGAATGTATGTTGGGGCAGGAGAGAAGGGGTAATGTAGAATGTATGATGGGGTTAGGAGAGAAGGGGTAATGTAGAATGTATGACTGGGCAGGAGAGAAGGGGTAATGTAGAATGTATGATGGGGTTAGGAGAGAAGGGGTAATGTAGAATGTATGATGGGGTTAGGAG includes the following:
- the UPK3A gene encoding uroplakin-3a — protein: MGRCRGFLVCVWLLLLNSVAGADVPSLANNNFIRINPTQTTVVLEQPYCAQQQSERVYLYVVQTGGTNATVTIGGKILRTSYRESDGGKLSPYLAAAFPYPGCANFPNFTQSSSAILVQDILDRSIVRVGADFSCLDDPNVSGTCNAPLRNSTAYRFKYVFTDLSDVFKAETKWSPAITTNKAKDPSSIDTWPGRRSGGMIVLTSILSVLVFFILLGLVAAIASGLLGSSSSGMEATRHESRTTHKPQMKAQSAAEPTYATTLPSDERVQYVAHPES
- the LOC128490706 gene encoding protein FAM118A-like; the protein is MNTRHRANMETGQKTAKDFTNNAALKSRKVLKTLTKKHPGELLLVIGTGVSAAVAPGIPALRSWRCCIEAVIDAAEQLEVLHPRDVAEFRRKVQTEGDLLVVAHDLIRKMSRLNNDSSKPSFFQDCLMEVFEKMEDRMQNPMVLESILNLMERGAMVLTTNYDNLLEAYGQRLGKPMESVDLYDKVKVLQWARGQNKYGVLHIHGLYTDPCGMVLDPFGYKDVTQDFELMEIFQNLYCSKSFLFLGCGETLRVQIFQALFLYTVQNKVDLEHYMLVLKDNDEYFFKLQADMLLVGIKLMSFGNSYDNFPDYVKRLSLQLCNHKASEQPKEKPPKRKMEEHPGSAKPGLTSDI